TTTTGTTTTTGTACGTAAACAGTTTTCAGAGGAAGACCTAGTTTTTGTAACGATAAGACCAGTTTGTTGACAAATATCTTTGAACCTGACACATAACTCGCAACTATCCTCCCTGAAGAATCTACATAAACAGAACCATCTCCATCCCAACAACCTCTAATAAAATGCCCGAGATATTCATCAGGAATTTGAGGAAAATCAATTGTAAGACTTTTGTTGTGTGTTAATCCATATTTTTGAAGGTCAGTATATAACTCATCGCCGTGAACATGAAAATAGTATATATCCCCACAGATATTATTATTATAGTATTTAATATCATGATGATATAGTTTTGCATTGCATTTCATAAGTTTTAATACTTTCAATAGCAACTCAGGTTCTTTCTGAGCAATAGTTAGTCTTGGAGTATTTAAAGTCGTTTTTCTAGAAGCATCTAACTTCTTACTAGGATCAAGATTTCCATCAGTATATATTACTCCTAACACATACGCCATTTCATTTGACCAATTCTTAAAAAAGTTTTTGTCAAAGAAGTTTTTTTGAAGTTTTATTACTCTAGTGCTACCATTTTCTTCAAATCTAGTAAATTCAAGCTTATTTTTTGCCAAGGCAATTTCTCTAGCTCTCTGTTTATTTCTTAAGGGTATATTTAATGCCTTCATTTTGTTATACACATAGACTCTTGAGCAATTACAGTCTTTTGCGATATCTCCCAAAGATCGCTGTTTATTTATATACTCTGAACACAAATACTCATGAGTTAACGATTGCGAAACTAATTCTATTGTACTATCACCTCTATTTTTCTTATTTGTTTCTTGTTGATAGCAATTCAAGCATAATCCTCGAGCTACATGTTTTATAATATTAGTTCCACATTTTTTACAACAAGTGTGTTTTAAAGACCATTTTTGTGTTTCATTCATCTCTAAATCCATTTAACGTCATCTTTAATATTATTAATCATTCAACACCGTTATTATTGGGTGAAATCCGTCAGTATTTATGTCATATTTAATACTAACGTTGGCATCTTTAGTAGGAAAATTTGATGATATTATTCTTATTGAAAGCTTTACTTCTTTCTCTTCCTTCAAATTTATCGGTTGGGGTAAATGAATTGATGAATCAATAATATTTTTATTTAGAAATTCAATTTCCCACGGAGAATTGTTACTAAAGTTAAATATGTCCAGTTTCCTTGATTCATTTGGAAATATTATCATGGGAAGAGTAAAGGTTTGATAACCAGCCCATGACAAGGGGAAACGATAATCATCATTATTTACCCTCATTAAATATGCAACACAATCACTAGCATACTTCATTTTATGTTGGTTTTTTATATCTAAATGACAAAAATGACGAATTGTACGATCAAGTTGAGATTGTTTCTCCGGTTCCTTAGTTGGAAATATTGACAACTCATACTTCCATCCAGATTTCCAGTTTTCGTTTACTTTTTTTATCACAATTTCAGATAATTTATTTCTGTCATTGAATTTTATTGGATTAGACTGAATAAATTCTTGAAGGCCAATTCTCTTTGTACCATTTTCTTGAAAACACAAAGCATCTTTTCCTAAATACATAGCGACTGCTAATTCTTGATGACTGAACATTGAGCATTTACAATAACAGTCATAACGTCTTTTAAAGTCTATAAATAGAAAATATTCAGATGATTCTAGTTGACTAAGTATTTCTGAAGGTATTGGCAATAAAGTACTATTATGTTTCGCAATATATACCTCAAAATGATCTGATAGTATTTCTGCAATATTTTTCACTATTGGTTCTTCATCAGGTTGTTGTCCAGAACTAATAAATATTTTTGTTTTTTTCATATTTTAAATACTTTAAACAGTCAACGTCATGTCAGCGTGTAATACCGATAACCCAAAGATTGATACAACTAGTCCTAGACAAAAGAAAACCGATTGAAATATTTTATTGTGAGAATAACCGTTCATAATCAAAGATAATATCAAATAACTGGTGGGCATGCAAGGCGACTATTTTCGGGTACGCCCTAAAACAGCCGGGTTGTTTTGCTTTTGTTGACAGTATCTAACTCCAGCAAAAAACGGTTAAACCTTTTTTGTAATCCAAACTGGCGAACTCCACGCCATTTGGCCGTTGGCTTGAAATACACGTAGATAGTAAAAGTCCGTTTCTTGTTCCGCCAACTTATCTATTACTTTTAGTTTGATTGAATACAACTTTTCTGGCACTGGCGAATATATTTTAATTTTTTCGTTAAAACTACCTTTCATAAGCCCTATCTGAGACCCCTCTTTAAGTTGCGCAAGAGAATATTGAAATTTTTGGTTATTCAATTCAATATTAAAAACAGTATCATTACCTCCTACAAACTCAAACACGATAGAATTAGTTCCTTCCCTCCCATTCCGGCATAACTTCCAGTTATAAACAGAACTTCCCTGTGTATGTGACAACCAACAACAATGGTTATTACTAAAACTTACAACCTTATTCGGTGCCGGCGGGCCGAAACACGGGGAGAACGATATTAACTCCCCGGCTTTTATTTCCAATTTCCCATCCCATTTAATTATCTGTTCGCCACCCCAACCCCATTCTATCCTTACCTTATATTTCCCTGTTTTACCCGGAGAAGGTTGATAACCTACCATGGGACTCGCACGGTAAAGTATCTTGTTATTTTTAATAATTTCTATTTTATCCAATGAATCTAAAGCTTCCACTTCTGCACTAATCACACGTTCTTTCCCCGAATAAACCACTTCTTCACCCATCAGATGGCTATTGATATCAAACCTAACTTTTATCCTATCACCGGATACTGCAAAAGTCCGTCTTGCCAATATTGCCAACCATATACTTTCCCGTGACAATCCTTCCGCATATACGCCGGTTAGGCCCATCTTATAACTGCCAGGATATCCATAATGCCCGTCGGTAGAAGCGATGAATCCAAACTTCAATCCCCGGATTAACCCAGCTTGCGCAGTACCAGCAGTTGCACGCGGGCCCATCTTTGGTAATGACATCGGGAAATACCCGTCCTCGCTTTCCGATGACCCGTGCATAGAAAATATTTCTACTACTGGCATCAAGCCCGGTTGAAAATTGTTCCAATCAGTCCCGCGGCACCCAACTTTATATCCTGTATGATGAGGAATTAGAATCCCATTATTTTTACGGACAAACGAAAATAATTCATCAAAACTTTTTGGCCTGAACTCGGGTACTTCGTCATTACAAAAATATGCGTTATAATCGCCATCGGCTACTGCGTATTCAAACCCGGGGAACACGATAAACTTTCCCGGTTGATTATATTGTTTTGCTATCCTTACAATTTCTGGCCAGTTATAATCGGGATGCGGTATATCAGTACGATTATTATGCTCACCCGGTGCCCAAAAGTCTAACTGCGTTTTCGCAATTTCTACTGCATCCTCTAAAGTACCAAATTTTGAACCACAATATGTATGTGTATGCAATTCACCCCAGTAAAGCTGATATTTTTTTAGGTTCATTTTATCCCCGTAATTTCTATCTTTCCCGGTACTAATGACTGCAGGAAATCAGTCAGAGGGATACATAAAACGTTGTTTACCTTCAATCTCTCTTTTCCCCGGTACAAGAACACCGCTGTTGCCTCGGGATAATTACGGAGAAACATTTTTAACGAGCTCAAATCTTCATTACGCACACGGCCGGTGTTTTTAACTTCTATCGCGTACAACATTGATTTCCCGTAAACCACAAAATCTACTTCATCCCCATCTTTTGTCCGCCAAAAATACAGGTGGGTGTCATTGTTATTGTAGTCCGCCCAAGCTGAGAGGTGCTGTGCAACCAACCCTTCTAACGCAGTGCCGGTTATTGCATCCGGGTTATCAAGCGGGCCAGCGGGCCGTAACGCGCGGTACACACCGGTATCGAAAAAATAAAATTTTGGGTGGCACACAGTACCGCGCTGTGCGCGTTTAGTGAACACTGGTAAACGGTATGATAACAGTAAATCTTCGAGTATAGAAATGTATCCTTCCACAACTTTACGTTCGACTTCGCACTCACGCGCAACGTTGCTGATATTCAACACCGCGCCATGCGAAAAACTTATAGCTTCCAAAAACCGTGAGAAGTTGCCGATGTTGCGTACCAATCCCTCCGCCTGAACTTCTTCACGTATGTACAATGCAATGTATGTTTTCAATACATCGTCAGGAGTTTGTGAGAAATATACTAACGGCAACAATCCGTGTTGTAAGGC
The Elusimicrobiota bacterium genome window above contains:
- a CDS encoding LAGLIDADG family homing endonuclease, which translates into the protein MDLEMNETQKWSLKHTCCKKCGTNIIKHVARGLCLNCYQQETNKKNRGDSTIELVSQSLTHEYLCSEYINKQRSLGDIAKDCNCSRVYVYNKMKALNIPLRNKQRAREIALAKNKLEFTRFEENGSTRVIKLQKNFFDKNFFKNWSNEMAYVLGVIYTDGNLDPSKKLDASRKTTLNTPRLTIAQKEPELLLKVLKLMKCNAKLYHHDIKYYNNNICGDIYYFHVHGDELYTDLQKYGLTHNKSLTIDFPQIPDEYLGHFIRGCWDGDGSVYVDSSGRIVASYVSGSKIFVNKLVLSLQKLGLPLKTVYVQKQKNYSYQIKYWGNECLKLYDIFYNGVNEDMYLTRKYKVFKDHFKI
- a CDS encoding DUF3604 domain-containing protein — its product is MNLKKYQLYWGELHTHTYCGSKFGTLEDAVEIAKTQLDFWAPGEHNNRTDIPHPDYNWPEIVRIAKQYNQPGKFIVFPGFEYAVADGDYNAYFCNDEVPEFRPKSFDELFSFVRKNNGILIPHHTGYKVGCRGTDWNNFQPGLMPVVEIFSMHGSSESEDGYFPMSLPKMGPRATAGTAQAGLIRGLKFGFIASTDGHYGYPGSYKMGLTGVYAEGLSRESIWLAILARRTFAVSGDRIKVRFDINSHLMGEEVVYSGKERVISAEVEALDSLDKIEIIKNNKILYRASPMVGYQPSPGKTGKYKVRIEWGWGGEQIIKWDGKLEIKAGELISFSPCFGPPAPNKVVSFSNNHCCWLSHTQGSSVYNWKLCRNGREGTNSIVFEFVGGNDTVFNIELNNQKFQYSLAQLKEGSQIGLMKGSFNEKIKIYSPVPEKLYSIKLKVIDKLAEQETDFYYLRVFQANGQMAWSSPVWITKKV
- a CDS encoding AAA family ATPase — protein: MEIQVPRILKPRTDSYFLFGPRGTGKTTWLKQQYPAALWLDLLSPDTFRTYSAYPERLKELVYGNPKNKVVVIDEIQKVPDLLSVVHLLIEQKLGVQFVLTGSSARKLKRTGVDLLAGRAVRQTLHPFIATELGNKYDFDKALQHGLLPLVYFSQTPDDVLKTYIALYIREEVQAEGLVRNIGNFSRFLEAISFSHGAVLNISNVARECEVERKVVEGYISILEDLLLSYRLPVFTKRAQRGTVCHPKFYFFDTGVYRALRPAGPLDNPDAITGTALEGLVAQHLSAWADYNNNDTHLYFWRTKDGDEVDFVVYGKSMLYAIEVKNTGRVRNEDLSSLKMFLRNYPEATAVFLYRGKERLKVNNVLCIPLTDFLQSLVPGKIEITGIK